Below is a genomic region from Raphanus sativus cultivar WK10039 chromosome 4, ASM80110v3, whole genome shotgun sequence.
GGACCGACACTTTTATTATATCACATGGAAAATACTGTGACATACGATTCGATGTGTGTTTTAAGTTTAACATATGGAAAAGTAGTTGATACGTGCTTAAACAAACCCACTTTTTTATCATTTGAAGCTTTATTAGAAATTGCAAACTCAGAAAACAGAGCATCATCCAAACAAACCCCCTTATATCATAGCATTTACTTTATAGGGATATATAAATGCTAATAAGAGGCAGCGATCATCATTTTGGAGAACTCGTGGAAAGAGAGAACACCATCGCCATCAAGATCGGCTTCTCGCACCATATGCTCCGCCTCTTCCGCCGTTATCTTCATCCCCATGTCTTTCATTCCTTCTCCCAACTGCATTTGCCCATAAATAAATAGCACACCATCTATATTACCACTTATCATGTAACTCTTTGTATATTGTCACTTGTTATGAACATGAAAAcctttagtttaaaatagtaaaaaaaaaagaacttcgAATATAATATTACCAATTATTAAGAAACGCTTTGTATATTGTTTCTTTGTTATGACTATATAATCTTTGGtttaaaatagtaaaagaagaaaatattacCTCAAGTGCAGATATGACACCGTCTCCGTCTCTGTCGAACACTCTAAACACTTCTATCAACTCATCCGATCCCGCTTCCTAAACCAATATTTTCGATTAAATTTTTTGTcttaagtttatatatatttatttttcacagttttttagtgtatattaattatacCTGAGAGGTGTTTTGAGCCATTATATACAAGAAATCATCAAAGGTGATGCCTCCGTTGCCAAAGATATCGACATGGCTCATCATCTCTTGAAGTTGTTCCTCATTTGGATTCTTCCCCATCGACTTCATCACCTTCGTTAGTTTCTCCTTTGTGATGAACCCTGTGCCACACGCAACCATATATAAGTCAActgattcatcatcatcaatccGATGATCGATTCTGATAAAAAGAACTGTGTATTATATAGGGACAAAAGATACTAAAATCAGACAGACCATCAGAGTCTTTGTCGATGAGACAGAAGGCTTCGTAAAACTCTTGGATCTGCTCATCGGTGAAAGCATCCGCCATCTTCGTCGATCACAAAGAAAAGTCAAACCTTTTCTTGATGATTTATCTTTTCTCTTGGTTTGGTTTGTGAAGGAAGATGATGGGGAAGAAAGAGAGCATTCCATCTGGATTTAAGTAGATACATGACCTCACACATTTCGTGGCTCTTGCCGCGTCAAAAGTCAACATAAATGACCTTGCGTTTCATTATTCTGTGGATTTTTTTTCTAAGACACGACTCCAAGTCACGGGTCAATGTTCAAACTTCTGACTTCTAAGGCTTATTTTCATGGTTTTTGAATTACTAATTAATGATGTACGGTTTCTCTATTAAAACATTATAGTAGCC
It encodes:
- the LOC130510684 gene encoding calmodulin-like protein 9, translating into MADAFTDEQIQEFYEAFCLIDKDSDGFITKEKLTKVMKSMGKNPNEEQLQEMMSHVDIFGNGGITFDDFLYIMAQNTSQEAGSDELIEVFRVFDRDGDGVISALELGEGMKDMGMKITAEEAEHMVREADLDGDGVLSFHEFSKMMIAASY